DNA sequence from the Candidatus Zixiibacteriota bacterium genome:
CTAGTCTGTTTGTCCATTTTATCTGTCCACTGCACGTTATTCCCGCTCTGCATGCCTTGGGTCGAATGTTCTGGAGTGGACGTTTTCGGGGTGTGTCGCATCGTTGTATCGGTTGTTGTCTTGTCTCCTTGGCGTTCCATCTGGCCAAAGCCGATAACTGCCAAAAGCAGAATCCCGACAACTGTCAGAGTCGAAATTGTTGATTTCCTCATAGAATTTTCTCTCCCTTGTTTACTGGTTTTTTACTCCATTATTCCCTGTGTTCATACACCTCATATCTAATGTGCGGTCGGAAACATATCCTCTACCTTTTCCTTGGTGTGTATTCGTCTCCATTTGCCGGAAAGAAACGAAAGCCCGTCAGGATCCCGCTCTCGTGAGCCTATTCCGTGCTCGATCGACAGGACGCGGCCGCGTGACCGACTTGAAGTCCGGCAATTACAGCAGTTCCGCCCTTTTGTCTTCAGTTCCAAGTTTGCCATAAACTTAACCCCTTTTTGAATGTCTGTTTCCCTCAGACAGACAGACTCTCCGACGCCAATCGCACCGGGTGTTCGCAAGCAAAATGTCCTTTAAACTCACCACTCCAATAATATCTTCCGCTCTGCAGCACTTGCGTATTGTGTAGCAGAAGGATAAACAGTAGTGCTGAAGCTGCCATCAAATGCGACGGCGACGTTCGGGTTGAAACTTCCCATACTAATAATTCAGCCTTGTGATTCATATAGACTCCAATACTGTTCGATCGGCATCTGATCATTCTGGCGATCTAAGGCGGGTAACGACAGAGAAATTGTCGTCATTGCTTTTGTCTCCGCCAGCTCACTGATGGTCGGCAATACGATCGAACGTGGTTCTCTCGATGTCTGCCTACTGGTTTCGCTCGTCTGCGCTTCGGGTCTCTGTGTTGGCGAGACATCCAGCCAGTGGAGCGGGGTCGATACGACAGCAGAGGAAGGCGCTATCATACCTGGATTAACCTCTTCCGAATTGTCGGAGGGGGTAGAGCGCGGACTGTTCTTTCCAATACCCTGATCTCCTGAAATTATACACTCAACTTTTTTTCTTGATATCGTTTGGTTTCGCAATAATGAGGCCAGTGTGACCGCATTCGTCGGTTCTATATCGTTTGATGCAATCGGAGAAACTGGCCATTGACGGCTGTCGGCAACTATGATTTTTCCCAGCGGCGAAAGCAAGTTTCGCACCCAGCGATTTTCCGGACAGTCTTCAACAGCGGCAACAAACGGCCGCATCTTTTCAAATGCGCTAATAATCAATTCCGTGGAGCGGCAGGAGAACCGACGGGCAATACCACGAGAGCCGCGGTCGTCTTCTCGCGCCATCACGATAATGCCCTTTTCCAAAGTAATGCCGATATAATTCATCTGACTCCTTGTGTACTCAAAATGATCGCATGTGCACAGTTGCATTCCAACGAGTGAATTGTTTCGCCTTTTGAGTCATACGGAGCGACAACACATATCGTATTATCGCGCCGCAATACTCTTTGGGCGCATCACAACGAAATGCGTCTTAGCGGTAGTTGCGAAGAAACTGCAACACCCGCTTCTGGGCCTCAATCTTGCCGAGACCGTATTTTTCCTGAACTTTACCGACCAGACGGTCATGCTTGCTTGCTACCACATACATGTCGCGATCTTCGGTGAAAGTGTCGCGCATCTTTCTTACTTTCCCTTTTCCACTTTTCCACTGTGTCCGTTCCGAGCTAAATTCATCCTCAATGTCGTACCAGTCCATGGCGTTGCTCCTTACTCTTACTCATTCCATTGTCTGTTTCTATCGGGGTTTGCAAGTCCGCACCTTGAAGAGCGGGCGATTGCAAACCCGACATGTCCTTGTTACGAAGACTAATTTAGGATTTGATGCAGCCAATACAATCGCCCAAAGAATTGAAAAAAGGTCTAATACGGGATAACAGCGGCCGGACTAATCCGGATGGTAGATAGATTACCAGCATGGGAGTAATCCTCTGTGGACTTCTCTTAGATTTGGTAGGGCGGGTCCATCCGCGAACCCGCCGATTCACTGGATCATTGCAGATCGTAACTTTCTCTTTCCGCAGAAAAAAAAAGACTGGGTACACCACCCCGCCCTCGGCGGGACTCTTCCTTACCCAGTTAGTCAAAACCCGAGAACAGTGAAATCCCGCACTACCTGATTGCCCCCGTGGGACGGTGAGCCAACATGCTTACTTGTGGAAAGAGAAAGAAAAACCGGCCCGAGCCCTTAAGATCAGTTCGGCTCGCTGGATTTAGAAAAATATGCGCTGATGGAGCCTAAGCCCAGTGCCGCTGATAAGGTGTCGCCGCCATTTTTTTGCGACAACTGGCCATGGACGAAAGTCGCAATCTGGAGACGGCTGTCCAAAGCGAGTTTCTCCAAAACATTGTGGACATGGCTCTTAACTGTATGGATGGCAACACAGAGACGGTCTGCGATTTCTTTATTGCTCAGACCCTCAGAAATCAGGTCGATAACCTCCTGCTCACGGCGAGTCATTTGAACGTCATCGGGCATCTTCAAAGTCGGTTCTGATTTTAGGGACTGACCCACTATCTGGCTGAAAAGAGACTCAACCAGTTGGGGAGGCATTGTCTTCTGGTCCTCTACGACAGAGCGCACGGTGCTAATTACCTCATCAAATCCAGCGTCTTTGAGGACGAAACTTGTTACTCCTGACCTAACATACTCTATGATTTCGAGTTGATTGGGAATAACGCCCATTCCGATAACCTGGACTTCAGCCGCGTCAAGTTTCAGCGCCTCAATGAGCGGAAGCGCGAGTTCTCTTGCCGTTGCAAGGTCAATAAGAATGATCTCCGGCTTTACCGCTCGCGCGACTGCAATGGCATCCTGCAAATTCGAGGTCGCAGGAACTTCTATATCAGAAAGGCCCGCGAATTTCTCCTTTAATCCTTCGCGCATGATGCGATTGCTCTCGACGACCAAGAGCTTTGTTCTATGCATGGTGGTTTCCCCTGAAAAGGACATACGCCACTCCTTCGGACATGAGGATACAATCTCCGCTTCTGTCATATATTGGACACTTTTTGCGTCCGTGAGTTCCTACTTAACGAGTTTTATACACGTTCCTCTATTTGCCAGCTTGAAAAGCTTAA
Encoded proteins:
- a CDS encoding CsbD family protein — its product is MDWYDIEDEFSSERTQWKSGKGKVRKMRDTFTEDRDMYVVASKHDRLVGKVQEKYGLGKIEAQKRVLQFLRNYR
- a CDS encoding response regulator transcription factor, translating into MHRTKLLVVESNRIMREGLKEKFAGLSDIEVPATSNLQDAIAVARAVKPEIILIDLATARELALPLIEALKLDAAEVQVIGMGVIPNQLEIIEYVRSGVTSFVLKDAGFDEVISTVRSVVEDQKTMPPQLVESLFSQIVGQSLKSEPTLKMPDDVQMTRREQEVIDLISEGLSNKEIADRLCVAIHTVKSHVHNVLEKLALDSRLQIATFVHGQLSQKNGGDTLSAALGLGSISAYFSKSSEPN